One segment of Verrucomicrobiia bacterium DNA contains the following:
- a CDS encoding D-hexose-6-phosphate mutarotase — MQTNEAAPLSGALGRVMFLDGRGELPMLEVTTRWSTAEIYLHGAHVTHFRKNGEPPLLFMSQCSRFAPEQPIRGGIPIIFPWFGMREGFGQHGFARVKEWELKEFSPAPDGSVSIRFRLPECPEAGSIPAFTADYTVTVDEALSLQLTVTNQSKEESFTFENCLHSYFEVGDITAVSIKGLKGGGYLDKVDHFARKTERQESIRIESEVDRIYLDTINPVEIVDERLRRSIRVEKQSALSTVVWNPWIAKAQQMPDFGNDEYQRMVCVEPGNVSSNQISLPPGESSSLRIRLTSQPLAP, encoded by the coding sequence ATGCAAACCAATGAAGCCGCACCCCTAAGCGGGGCGCTGGGCCGGGTGATGTTTCTCGATGGCCGCGGAGAGTTGCCCATGCTGGAGGTGACTACTCGCTGGAGCACCGCGGAGATTTACCTTCACGGCGCCCACGTGACCCACTTCCGCAAAAATGGCGAACCCCCGCTGCTGTTTATGAGCCAGTGCAGCCGGTTTGCGCCGGAGCAGCCTATCCGAGGCGGAATCCCTATCATTTTTCCGTGGTTCGGCATGCGTGAGGGGTTCGGCCAGCACGGTTTCGCCCGGGTAAAAGAGTGGGAACTCAAGGAGTTCTCACCCGCTCCCGACGGGAGCGTCAGCATTCGGTTTCGTCTGCCCGAATGCCCCGAGGCCGGCTCGATTCCAGCGTTCACAGCCGACTACACGGTCACAGTCGATGAGGCATTGAGCCTGCAATTGACCGTCACCAACCAATCAAAGGAGGAGTCCTTCACGTTTGAGAACTGTCTTCACTCTTATTTTGAGGTAGGGGACATTACGGCGGTTTCCATTAAGGGGCTGAAAGGGGGCGGTTACCTGGACAAGGTTGACCATTTCGCCCGCAAGACCGAGAGGCAGGAAAGCATCCGCATTGAATCCGAGGTGGACCGCATCTATTTGGACACGATCAATCCCGTTGAGATTGTGGACGAGCGACTGCGGCGCAGCATCCGCGTGGAAAAACAAAGCGCTCTCTCGACGGTAGTCTGGAATCCCTGGATTGCCAAAGCCCAGCAAATGCCTGATTTCGGCAATGACGAGTACCAGCGCATGGTGTGTGTCGAGCCCGGCAACGTTTCCTCAAACCAAATCAGCCTGCCGCCGGGCGAGAGTTCGAGCCTCAGGATCCGGCTCACATCGCAACCGCTGGCGCCCTGA
- the ggt gene encoding gamma-glutamyltransferase, with product MRILMNIAAAAVMLVAACLPLRGFGQLSRGDRYAGAPWATRSPVLAQNGMAATEQPLATQIAIDILKKGGSAVDAAIAANAAIGLMQPVLNGIGGDLFAIVYDPKTRQLYGYNGSGRSPKNRGLTRLNEEVRAAYQKAGEPYRAHIPPVGSLPVTVPGTVDAWFALHSRFGKLPMKEDLQPAIQYARNGFPVTQLIARYWKGNMASFEKHKKLIEELDNARATYLIDGHTPEEGEVFRNPDLANTLSVLAKKGREAFYRGELAHRMASYFERIGADLRYDDFAGHRGEWVEPLSVNYRGYEVYELPPNGQGGAVLEMLQILKGYDLRKMGAGSADTLIVLLEAKRLAYEDLARWYADPAFVQVPMKGLISESYARQRRHLIHLDHANMDVGPGAPNPKDGDTIYLTTADKDGMMVSLIQSNYRGMGSGLVADHLGFMFQDRGELFALNPNAANVYGPGKRPFHTIIPAFVMKEGRPFLSFGVMGGDMQPQGHVQILTDIIDFGMNVQEAGDAARWRHIGNAEPTGEPSQGIGTVEMESGFAPEVKAELERRGYKVVPGTGGFGGYQAIEFDATNHVYWGASEMRKDGEAMGY from the coding sequence ATGAGGATTCTGATGAATATCGCAGCGGCGGCGGTGATGCTGGTTGCAGCTTGTTTACCCCTGAGAGGCTTCGGCCAGTTGAGCCGAGGTGACCGGTATGCCGGCGCGCCATGGGCGACGCGGTCGCCCGTTCTGGCGCAAAACGGGATGGCGGCGACCGAACAGCCGCTGGCTACGCAGATCGCCATCGATATCCTCAAGAAGGGAGGCAGCGCGGTGGATGCGGCCATAGCGGCCAACGCGGCGATAGGTTTGATGCAGCCGGTACTGAATGGTATTGGCGGTGATCTGTTCGCCATTGTCTATGATCCCAAGACCAGGCAGCTTTACGGCTATAACGGCTCGGGCCGCTCGCCGAAAAATCGAGGCCTGACCCGCTTAAACGAGGAGGTCCGAGCGGCCTACCAGAAAGCCGGAGAGCCTTACCGAGCGCATATCCCGCCTGTCGGCTCGTTACCCGTGACGGTGCCGGGGACAGTAGATGCCTGGTTCGCGCTCCACAGCCGGTTCGGCAAGCTGCCCATGAAGGAAGATTTGCAACCGGCAATACAATACGCAAGGAACGGCTTTCCCGTAACGCAACTGATCGCGCGTTACTGGAAAGGAAACATGGCGTCATTTGAAAAGCACAAGAAACTCATCGAGGAACTCGACAACGCCCGCGCTACCTATCTGATCGACGGGCATACCCCGGAGGAAGGGGAGGTTTTCCGCAATCCGGACCTGGCCAACACGCTTTCGGTTTTGGCAAAGAAAGGGCGGGAGGCCTTTTACAGGGGTGAACTCGCGCACCGGATGGCCTCATATTTCGAGCGGATAGGGGCCGACCTGCGCTACGATGATTTTGCGGGCCATCGCGGCGAATGGGTCGAGCCGCTGTCGGTCAACTACCGCGGTTACGAGGTGTATGAGCTTCCACCCAACGGCCAGGGCGGCGCGGTTCTGGAAATGTTGCAGATTCTGAAGGGCTACGACCTAAGGAAGATGGGGGCGGGTTCCGCGGATACGCTGATTGTCCTGCTGGAAGCCAAGCGGCTGGCATACGAAGACCTGGCCAGGTGGTATGCGGACCCGGCGTTTGTGCAGGTGCCGATGAAGGGACTGATTTCGGAGTCTTACGCGAGGCAGCGGCGTCATCTCATCCATCTTGACCACGCCAATATGGACGTTGGTCCGGGGGCTCCGAACCCGAAAGATGGTGACACCATTTACCTGACTACAGCCGACAAAGACGGCATGATGGTGTCGTTGATCCAGTCCAATTACCGGGGCATGGGCTCCGGGTTGGTCGCCGACCATCTGGGTTTCATGTTCCAGGACCGGGGCGAGTTGTTCGCGCTCAATCCGAATGCAGCCAATGTTTATGGGCCGGGTAAAAGGCCTTTCCACACGATTATACCCGCGTTCGTGATGAAGGAGGGCAGGCCCTTCCTGTCGTTTGGGGTGATGGGGGGCGACATGCAGCCTCAAGGCCACGTGCAAATCCTGACCGATATCATCGATTTTGGCATGAACGTGCAGGAAGCCGGAGACGCCGCGCGCTGGCGTCACATTGGCAATGCGGAACCGACCGGCGAACCATCACAGGGGATCGGGACGGTGGAAATGGAATCCGGGTTCGCTCCGGAGGTGAAGGCGGAACTTGAAAGGCGCGGTTACAAAGTAGTGCCGGGCACCGGCGGGTTTGGCGGCTATCAGGCAATCGAGTTCGACGCGACGAACCACGTTTATTGGGGCGCATCGGAGATGCGCAAGGACGGCGAAGCGATGGGGTACTGA
- a CDS encoding TIM barrel protein: MPKNQYRFCFGPWNISEGQDPYGPTTRPAQTFDWKLEQLKKLGFDAMMFHDDDAVPDIDGKSDQQLRKEAKTLKKRLDDLGVVAEMVAPRLWFSPMTIDGAYTSNDPKCRRYAIERSLRSIDIANYLDTDLIVLWLAREGTYLREAKNGRRSFDLLVEALDKMLAHDKRIRLAIEPKPNEPMDHAYLPTIGHALAIAQLTRDPKRVGCLIESAHALLAGLDPADEIDFAMTFGKLWSLHLNDQNGLKFDQDKPFASSNLRVAFNQVRALERNGYGKHGEFVCFDVHPFRTTKTEHWLAHLENSRRTFLLLLKKARAFNEKKAQALVAQRDYASLDQMVLEHLMGV; this comes from the coding sequence ATGCCAAAAAACCAATATCGATTCTGCTTCGGTCCATGGAACATCAGCGAAGGTCAGGACCCCTACGGCCCCACCACCCGCCCTGCACAGACCTTCGACTGGAAACTTGAACAACTCAAGAAGCTCGGGTTCGACGCCATGATGTTTCACGATGACGACGCGGTTCCCGATATCGACGGCAAATCCGACCAACAGCTCCGCAAAGAGGCAAAGACGCTCAAGAAAAGGCTGGACGACCTGGGCGTCGTGGCCGAGATGGTCGCGCCGCGCCTTTGGTTTAGTCCGATGACCATTGACGGCGCATATACCAGCAACGATCCCAAATGCCGCCGCTATGCCATCGAGCGCTCACTCCGGTCGATTGACATCGCCAATTATCTCGACACCGATCTGATCGTCCTCTGGTTGGCGCGGGAGGGCACTTATCTGCGCGAGGCCAAAAACGGACGGCGCAGCTTCGATCTGTTGGTCGAGGCCCTCGATAAGATGCTGGCGCATGATAAGAGAATCCGCCTGGCCATCGAGCCCAAGCCCAACGAACCGATGGACCACGCCTATCTGCCCACCATCGGCCATGCCCTGGCCATCGCGCAATTGACCCGCGACCCCAAACGCGTCGGGTGCCTCATCGAGTCCGCTCACGCACTGTTGGCCGGCCTGGACCCGGCAGATGAAATCGATTTCGCCATGACCTTTGGGAAATTATGGTCGCTTCACCTGAACGACCAAAACGGCCTGAAGTTCGACCAGGACAAACCGTTCGCCAGCTCGAATTTGCGAGTTGCCTTCAACCAGGTCCGCGCCCTGGAGCGCAACGGCTACGGCAAACATGGCGAATTTGTCTGCTTCGATGTGCATCCCTTCCGCACGACAAAAACCGAGCATTGGCTGGCGCATTTGGAAAACAGCCGGCGCACTTTTCTCCTGCTCCTGAAAAAGGCGCGAGCATTCAACGAAAAGAAAGCCCAAGCCCTCGTTGCCCAACGCGATTACGCCTCCCTGGACCAAATGGTGTTGGAGCATTTGATGGGGGTCTGA